A genomic window from Acinetobacter chinensis includes:
- a CDS encoding sulfatase-like hydrolase/transferase — protein sequence MKDVHSLNKKIESLSYREIFNLIFLILMPNVIFLGLACYTSTVRPLINIDYLLALLLMFTPWRVSRFTGSAVLVSAVIFDALMFVVQIFPFMDIASIRYLVSFIPIAPLQYKVLIILFLVLILIILWITVQFTKQKNKIYPCFLLLLLAVSSYILSELRVTYASGGGVLGRGNHYVAHSQLSLYKELTQSTLLRLANMTPELAPLDAHQQSVSGYLVQPHSDKILYILAESWGVLRNTDAQRSIVEKIIEQKDNFEFMNYGSIEASGATVAGELRELCQLKLVNNGFALKRIEKEQFKHCIPEQLRQKEYRTVALHGASGLLYDRLDWYPNAGFTQTLFGENFMGLTRCDAFKGVCDRSLIKEVSDYFFKYEDQKIFFYWMSLTSHQPFAVSDIYNKRFDCKYYGIKENGDTCRNTRLESQFMDELAEIIKEPHMKGVEIVVVGDHRPPVWSEEGNLNFFFNKVSYLHFKIK from the coding sequence ATGAAAGACGTTCATTCTCTGAATAAAAAAATTGAATCATTAAGTTATAGGGAAATATTCAATCTAATTTTTTTAATCTTGATGCCTAATGTTATTTTTTTGGGATTAGCCTGTTATACGTCTACAGTAAGACCATTGATCAATATAGACTATCTGTTGGCTTTATTGTTAATGTTTACCCCATGGAGAGTCAGTCGTTTTACAGGCAGTGCAGTTCTTGTTTCTGCAGTCATATTTGATGCTTTAATGTTTGTTGTTCAGATTTTCCCTTTTATGGATATTGCATCTATACGCTATCTGGTATCTTTTATACCGATTGCACCCTTACAATATAAGGTATTAATAATACTGTTTCTTGTTCTTATTTTAATAATACTGTGGATAACAGTACAATTTACAAAACAAAAGAATAAAATTTATCCTTGTTTTTTACTTCTCCTTTTAGCTGTGAGCTCTTATATATTGTCTGAGTTGCGGGTCACTTATGCTTCAGGTGGAGGAGTATTAGGAAGAGGTAACCATTATGTTGCTCATAGCCAGCTGTCTTTATATAAGGAGCTGACACAAAGTACACTTCTGAGACTGGCAAACATGACACCAGAGTTGGCTCCTTTGGATGCTCATCAGCAGAGTGTTTCGGGTTATTTAGTTCAGCCACATTCAGATAAAATTCTTTATATTCTTGCGGAATCATGGGGGGTATTACGTAATACAGATGCTCAAAGATCCATTGTGGAGAAAATAATAGAACAAAAAGATAATTTTGAATTTATGAATTATGGTTCGATTGAAGCTTCGGGAGCAACTGTCGCGGGGGAGTTGCGTGAATTATGTCAGTTAAAGCTCGTTAATAATGGGTTTGCGTTGAAGCGTATAGAAAAAGAACAGTTTAAGCATTGTATACCTGAACAGTTACGACAGAAAGAATACCGGACGGTTGCATTACATGGCGCGAGTGGATTGCTTTATGATCGGTTGGACTGGTACCCAAATGCAGGATTTACACAAACTTTGTTTGGTGAAAATTTTATGGGACTTACTCGTTGTGATGCATTTAAAGGGGTCTGTGACAGGAGTTTGATAAAAGAAGTATCGGACTATTTTTTTAAATACGAAGATCAGAAAATATTTTTTTACTGGATGAGCCTTACATCACATCAGCCCTTTGCGGTATCGGATATTTATAATAAACGATTTGATTGTAAATATTACGGAATAAAAGAGAATGGAGATACGTGTCGGAATACCCGACTGGAATCACAGTTTATGGATGAGCTTGCTGAAATAATTAAAGAACCTCATATGAAGGGTGTGGAGATCGTAGTAGTTGGTGATCACCGACCACCTGTATGGAGTGAAGAAGGGAATTTAAATTTCTTCTTCAATAAAGTCAGTTATTTACACTTTAAAATAAAGTAA
- a CDS encoding helix-turn-helix domain-containing protein codes for MIRCRLSTLMGERKILKLSEVAQATGINRNTLTSLYYDRAVRIELSVADTLCKYFNCNMQDLFEYTNG; via the coding sequence ATGATTAGATGTAGGCTATCAACTTTGATGGGCGAGCGAAAAATTTTAAAGTTAAGTGAGGTAGCTCAGGCGACAGGTATTAATCGAAATACCCTCACCAGTCTTTACTATGATCGTGCCGTGCGAATTGAACTTTCAGTCGCTGATACCTTGTGCAAATATTTTAATTGCAATATGCAGGATTTATTTGAATATACCAATGGTTAA
- a CDS encoding TPM domain-containing protein has protein sequence MPESFWKRSSFNRVFQLILFSLVLCCSTVSWSEVATATDESADAVVAAKILKQQQANSQKAPVDATAVEVQQPQIQNDMADGESIRSLPTLNEPVVDQTGILSPTEKQQISQRILQLHQQGKAQIGVIIVPTTGQEDIFDFAMRSAEKWKLGSAKQDNGLLMAIAINDRRIQILTGYGLEGVLPDIITSRIIRNQITPYFKQAQYAQGIDAGLAEIEKVLNMDPETAQKAAQELKERQEQALHEQQAKDRTFSTALFILVAGIFASYLVGNRLSASTAAVAGVVAGLVNGAGLVTSLLLGVGIFFLLITALAQTIFQLFLSSSGRGGSGGGGFGGGGGYSGGGGGFGGGGASGSW, from the coding sequence ATGCCCGAGTCTTTCTGGAAGCGATCATCATTCAACAGAGTATTTCAGCTGATTCTGTTCAGCCTGGTGCTCTGTTGCAGTACGGTCAGCTGGAGTGAAGTTGCAACAGCAACAGATGAAAGTGCTGATGCGGTGGTGGCTGCTAAAATATTGAAGCAGCAACAGGCAAACAGTCAGAAAGCACCCGTAGATGCAACAGCTGTAGAGGTACAGCAGCCACAGATTCAGAATGACATGGCAGATGGTGAGTCCATACGCAGCCTACCGACACTGAATGAACCTGTGGTGGATCAGACAGGAATATTAAGTCCAACTGAAAAACAGCAGATCAGTCAGCGCATATTACAGCTGCATCAGCAGGGAAAAGCACAGATCGGTGTCATTATTGTCCCAACCACGGGGCAGGAAGATATCTTTGACTTTGCCATGCGCAGTGCAGAAAAATGGAAACTGGGTTCTGCAAAACAGGACAATGGTTTATTGATGGCAATAGCTATCAATGACCGACGGATTCAGATTCTGACCGGTTATGGGCTTGAAGGTGTACTGCCGGATATTATCACCAGCCGGATTATCAGAAATCAGATCACGCCTTATTTTAAACAGGCTCAGTACGCGCAGGGGATAGATGCAGGACTGGCAGAAATTGAAAAAGTCCTGAATATGGATCCTGAAACTGCACAGAAAGCTGCGCAGGAACTCAAAGAGCGTCAGGAGCAGGCACTGCATGAACAGCAAGCCAAAGATCGGACTTTCAGTACAGCATTGTTTATTCTGGTCGCAGGTATTTTTGCTTCCTATCTGGTGGGTAACCGACTCAGTGCATCGACTGCTGCGGTTGCAGGCGTAGTTGCAGGGCTGGTCAATGGTGCAGGACTGGTCACCAGTCTGTTACTGGGCGTGGGAATTTTCTTTTTATTAATTACGGCACTGGCTCAGACCATCTTTCAGCTGTTTTTATCTTCTTCAGGTCGTGGTGGAAGCGGTGGAGGCGGATTTGGTGGTGGGGGAGGCTACAGCGGTGGCGGTGGTGGTTTTGGCGGTGGAGGTGCATCAGGCTCATGGTAA
- a CDS encoding Arc family DNA-binding protein, with translation MLILQDAQLKIRLPSDLKQKIEEVANQEKRSMNAEIVDRLEKSFHFVTLPETNPKNLKLAHYQIIDRKVEVAERLAHSLNLINSFKMNAVKYSHIARMCKYENAEVFLNWLQAKQEPSFTELEKIAAYLYIDQDWLIHGDGHPILSSNWQIENNVDSNINSLFSHVDPVSKQEIEAQKIILVRNISEEGNLLIIKVLQDWRVEVLTTNIHVSTYNGVGGQNMLESFARLCSQLYKSTKYLTRTNAYLINNELFEKILTCEEHPLALLKKEHTSIWWEAFWDATDSNNVRKDFLDVWHDWDQTSSIAINALSKKL, from the coding sequence ATGTTAATATTACAAGATGCTCAACTGAAAATTCGTCTCCCAAGTGATCTAAAACAAAAAATTGAAGAAGTTGCAAATCAAGAAAAACGCTCAATGAATGCAGAGATAGTTGATCGCTTGGAAAAAAGCTTTCACTTTGTTACTCTCCCTGAAACAAACCCGAAAAATTTAAAACTTGCACACTATCAAATAATTGACCGAAAAGTAGAAGTTGCTGAAAGACTTGCTCATAGCCTAAATCTAATTAATAGCTTCAAAATGAATGCAGTAAAATACTCACACATTGCTAGAATGTGTAAGTATGAAAATGCTGAAGTTTTTCTAAATTGGTTACAAGCCAAACAAGAACCTTCTTTTACTGAGTTAGAGAAAATCGCAGCCTATTTATATATTGATCAGGATTGGTTGATACACGGAGATGGGCATCCCATTCTATCCTCTAACTGGCAGATCGAAAATAATGTAGATTCAAACATCAATTCTCTGTTTTCTCATGTTGACCCTGTTTCCAAACAGGAGATTGAGGCTCAGAAAATCATTCTTGTTCGAAATATATCTGAAGAGGGCAATCTCCTTATCATTAAAGTATTACAAGACTGGCGTGTCGAAGTGCTAACTACCAATATTCACGTTTCTACGTACAATGGAGTGGGTGGACAAAATATGTTAGAAAGTTTTGCTCGCCTATGTTCACAACTATATAAATCTACAAAATATCTAACAAGAACAAATGCCTACTTAATTAATAATGAATTATTTGAAAAAATTCTAACGTGCGAAGAGCACCCATTAGCCCTATTAAAAAAAGAGCACACAAGTATTTGGTGGGAAGCCTTTTGGGATGCAACTGATTCTAATAACGTTCGAAAGGACTTTTTAGACGTATGGCATGACTGGGATCAAACATCCTCTATTGCCATTAATGCCCTTTCTAAAAAATTATAG
- a CDS encoding TPM domain-containing protein, whose translation MVTKTETTEIVTEPKLHEVSEPSFKRWLKHFLFMPATKRYFSKADQQAIALAVKQAEQGHIGEIQVVIEGHIPASQAYHQNTLHRARQLFAELGVWDTELNSGVLIYLNLCEKKVEIVIDRGIKNATEQTVWNEICLEIVKELSSEQYRLAMVNGVIRTGEILDLFYANKYTDSKNELGNSPILLG comes from the coding sequence ATGGTAACTAAAACAGAAACGACAGAAATCGTTACAGAACCAAAACTGCATGAAGTGTCAGAGCCCAGTTTTAAGCGCTGGCTGAAACATTTCTTGTTCATGCCTGCAACAAAACGCTATTTTTCCAAAGCAGATCAGCAGGCTATAGCACTGGCGGTAAAGCAGGCAGAGCAGGGGCATATTGGTGAAATCCAGGTCGTGATTGAAGGGCATATTCCCGCCAGCCAGGCGTATCATCAGAATACTTTGCATCGGGCGAGGCAGCTGTTTGCAGAACTCGGTGTCTGGGATACTGAACTGAACAGTGGTGTTCTGATTTATCTGAACCTTTGCGAGAAAAAAGTGGAGATTGTCATTGACCGTGGTATTAAAAATGCAACAGAACAGACTGTCTGGAATGAAATCTGCCTGGAGATCGTAAAAGAATTAAGCAGTGAGCAATATCGTCTGGCAATGGTGAATGGGGTCATAAGAACTGGGGAAATACTGGATTTATTTTACGCAAATAAATATACAGACAGTAAAAATGAACTGGGAAACAGCCCAATTTTGTTAGGTTGA
- a CDS encoding FAD-dependent oxidoreductase: MAERLNNDFQFLDVARQDPEKKDLNVRKAEFVEIYKPFTAEVAANQTHRCLGCGNPYCEWKCPVHNYIPNWLKLIAEGRIFQAAELCHQTNTLPEVCGRVCPQDRLCEGACTLNDGFGAVTIGNAEKYINDTAFALGWRPDMSSVKWTDKKVAIIGAGPAGLGCADILVRSGVKPVVFDKRPEIGGLLTFGIPEFKMEKDVMKRRREIFTGMGVEFRLNTEIGTDITIDQLLADYDAVFMGMGTYTYMKGGFAGEDLDGVVDALDFLIANVNRTQGWEKDPSEYISVEGKKVIVLGGGDTAMDCNRTSIRQGAETVTCAYRRDEENMPGSRREVKNAREEGVEFQFNRQPIEIVGENGKVTGVKFVTTQLGQPDSRGRRSPEPVPGSEEILAADTVLLAFGFRTSPADWFTSANISLDGSGRVVAAEKQEYKFQTSNPKIFAGGDMVRGSDLVVTAIWEGRQAAEGILDYLDV, from the coding sequence ATGGCAGAGCGCCTAAACAATGACTTTCAATTTCTGGACGTAGCCCGTCAGGATCCAGAAAAAAAAGATCTCAATGTCCGCAAAGCAGAGTTTGTGGAAATTTATAAACCTTTTACAGCAGAAGTGGCGGCAAATCAGACGCATCGCTGTTTAGGCTGTGGTAACCCATATTGCGAATGGAAATGTCCGGTACATAACTACATTCCCAACTGGCTGAAACTGATTGCGGAAGGTCGTATTTTTCAGGCAGCAGAACTGTGTCATCAAACCAACACCCTGCCGGAAGTCTGTGGACGTGTCTGCCCGCAGGACCGTCTGTGTGAAGGTGCATGTACCTTAAATGATGGTTTTGGTGCAGTGACGATTGGTAATGCTGAAAAATATATCAATGACACGGCTTTTGCACTGGGCTGGCGTCCGGATATGTCTTCTGTAAAGTGGACAGATAAAAAAGTTGCGATCATTGGTGCTGGACCTGCCGGTCTGGGCTGTGCAGATATTCTGGTGCGTAGTGGTGTGAAACCGGTTGTCTTTGATAAACGCCCTGAAATCGGTGGCTTACTGACTTTTGGTATTCCAGAATTCAAAATGGAAAAAGACGTGATGAAACGCCGCCGTGAAATTTTCACAGGTATGGGCGTGGAGTTCCGTTTAAATACTGAAATCGGTACAGATATCACGATTGATCAGTTGCTTGCAGATTACGATGCAGTCTTTATGGGTATGGGAACATACACGTATATGAAAGGCGGTTTTGCGGGTGAAGACCTGGATGGTGTGGTTGATGCACTGGATTTTCTGATTGCCAATGTCAACCGTACACAAGGCTGGGAAAAAGATCCGTCAGAATACATCAGTGTTGAAGGCAAAAAAGTGATTGTACTGGGTGGTGGTGATACAGCAATGGACTGTAACCGTACATCCATTCGTCAGGGTGCTGAGACAGTCACCTGTGCTTACCGCCGTGATGAAGAAAACATGCCAGGTTCACGTCGTGAAGTAAAAAATGCGCGTGAAGAAGGCGTTGAATTTCAGTTTAACCGTCAACCGATTGAAATCGTTGGTGAAAACGGTAAAGTGACCGGTGTTAAATTTGTGACGACTCAGTTAGGTCAGCCTGACAGCCGTGGCCGTCGCAGTCCTGAACCCGTTCCAGGTTCAGAGGAAATACTGGCGGCAGATACCGTATTGCTGGCATTCGGTTTCCGTACCAGTCCTGCTGACTGGTTCACTTCTGCAAACATCAGTCTGGATGGCTCAGGACGAGTAGTTGCAGCTGAAAAGCAGGAATATAAATTTCAGACATCCAACCCGAAAATTTTTGCGGGTGGCGATATGGTGCGTGGCTCTGACCTGGTTGTAACCGCAATCTGGGAAGGTCGTCAGGCAGCAGAAGGTATTCTGGATTACCTTGATGTGTAA
- a CDS encoding metal-dependent hydrolase: MTTTQVTTEKSYLKRPKAIGITVRKPQFNPKAIRRHFFANSPVMSHLLTALSSTFPIGEQFFVHSVRNVREKVTDEKLQAEIAAFIGQEAMHSKAHAEFNDAWRRDDYNLDSFQAWLGRRDAFIKNAHPKLQLAVTCAFEHFTALLGGYILRHPEVLSTLDDDAIKLWVWHAIEEIEHRAVAFDVYQAIYKDDKVRRNVMKSVTTGFASLTFYSASRLFMQDWRKSVPKVTQNAFGVYMIAKMLISLIPEYLSYFKADFHPSEIDYTDLVNHWKARLADEYDMDGFKPELKAVLYS, from the coding sequence ATGACAACTACTCAAGTGACAACAGAAAAATCATATTTAAAGCGTCCGAAAGCGATTGGCATTACTGTACGTAAACCACAGTTCAATCCTAAAGCCATCCGTCGTCATTTTTTTGCAAATTCTCCTGTCATGTCTCACCTGTTGACGGCATTGTCTTCCACATTTCCCATTGGTGAGCAGTTCTTTGTACACAGCGTACGGAATGTCCGTGAAAAGGTCACTGATGAAAAACTTCAGGCTGAAATAGCTGCATTTATTGGTCAGGAAGCCATGCATTCCAAAGCACATGCAGAATTTAATGATGCATGGCGTCGTGATGACTATAACCTGGACAGTTTCCAGGCATGGCTTGGTCGCCGTGATGCATTTATTAAAAATGCTCACCCAAAACTGCAGCTGGCCGTTACCTGTGCTTTTGAGCATTTCACGGCTTTACTGGGCGGTTATATTTTACGTCATCCTGAAGTGCTCAGTACCCTGGATGATGATGCAATCAAGCTCTGGGTCTGGCATGCCATTGAAGAAATTGAACACCGTGCCGTTGCCTTTGATGTGTACCAGGCCATTTATAAAGATGACAAAGTCCGCCGGAATGTCATGAAAAGTGTGACCACAGGTTTTGCAAGCCTGACGTTCTATTCGGCTTCCCGTCTGTTTATGCAGGACTGGCGTAAAAGTGTGCCTAAAGTGACGCAGAATGCTTTTGGTGTATATATGATTGCAAAAATGCTGATTTCACTGATCCCTGAATATCTGTCTTATTTCAAAGCAGATTTTCATCCGTCAGAAATTGATTACACAGATCTTGTGAATCACTGGAAAGCCAGGCTTGCAGATGAATATGACATGGATGGATTTAAACCTGAACTGAAAGCCGTACTGTACAGCTGA
- a CDS encoding tyrosine-type recombinase/integrase: MSTKLKNGQSRYQSKAKVVTIKKFQLLTLAKATHCFNNAEFENYGDAYLEFPVIIQGDGSPSEIFNLYLLKKLEQTIQYDFKTFASIAHQLVDFQRFLEDEQLDFLKFHKLKQLNAIFQYRTRLIEQTNAGLISANSARGRINAVVNFYRFLVTEDLVDHQRYGIPFKDVYKYIAVDNEFGARRKMAIKSHDLAIHVPAKAPNPETIADDGELSPFSIESQTVILKALLKSSREYQLMFYFALFTGARLQTICTLRIKNLIGRKPDSQGFIRLPVGSGTGIDTKFQKPMTLLIPNWLAQDLKIYIDSPQAQQRRQKSSYGESDENYVFLTKLGTPFYTSKAEQQELIEKIKASDSFGARLKLYEGEAVRSYLKVVLLPEIRLIDPQFPSFKFHDLRASFGMNLLESQLQHLPEGHSAMTAVEYVQARMGHRNISTTLQYLNYKSRLQWRNKIQHEYESSLMKYVNSSVNLAGDLS; encoded by the coding sequence ATGAGCACTAAACTTAAAAATGGTCAGTCACGCTACCAGTCTAAAGCCAAAGTCGTGACCATCAAAAAATTTCAATTATTGACGTTGGCTAAGGCAACTCATTGTTTCAATAATGCTGAGTTCGAAAATTATGGTGATGCTTACCTTGAATTCCCAGTCATTATTCAAGGGGATGGAAGCCCATCAGAAATTTTTAATCTGTATTTGCTGAAAAAACTTGAGCAAACAATACAGTATGATTTTAAAACCTTTGCATCTATTGCACATCAGCTTGTTGATTTTCAGCGCTTTTTAGAAGATGAACAGCTGGATTTCTTGAAATTTCATAAGCTAAAACAGTTGAATGCGATTTTTCAATATCGTACTCGTCTGATTGAGCAGACGAATGCAGGTCTAATCTCGGCCAATTCTGCACGTGGTCGAATTAATGCAGTGGTGAATTTTTATCGCTTTCTTGTCACAGAAGATTTGGTTGATCATCAGCGTTATGGCATACCGTTTAAAGATGTATACAAATATATTGCGGTAGATAATGAATTTGGCGCACGTAGAAAAATGGCAATTAAGTCGCATGATCTTGCGATTCATGTTCCAGCCAAAGCACCGAATCCTGAAACGATTGCGGATGATGGTGAATTAAGTCCATTCAGTATTGAATCGCAAACAGTCATATTAAAAGCACTGCTAAAATCATCACGTGAATATCAGCTGATGTTCTATTTTGCCTTATTCACGGGCGCTCGCTTACAAACCATTTGCACTCTACGAATCAAAAACTTAATTGGTCGTAAGCCCGATAGTCAGGGTTTTATCCGTCTGCCTGTTGGGTCGGGTACGGGCATTGATACCAAATTTCAAAAGCCTATGACGCTACTCATCCCGAATTGGTTAGCACAAGACCTTAAAATTTATATTGATAGCCCACAAGCACAACAGCGTAGACAGAAGTCTAGCTATGGCGAGTCGGATGAAAATTATGTATTTCTCACCAAACTGGGCACACCTTTCTATACCAGCAAAGCTGAGCAGCAAGAGCTAATCGAAAAAATCAAAGCCTCTGATTCGTTTGGGGCGAGGCTTAAACTCTATGAAGGTGAAGCCGTGCGTAGTTACTTAAAAGTCGTGCTATTACCCGAGATTCGTTTGATTGATCCGCAGTTTCCAAGCTTTAAATTTCATGACTTACGTGCCAGTTTTGGGATGAACTTGCTTGAAAGCCAGTTGCAACACCTGCCTGAGGGTCATTCAGCTATGACAGCGGTCGAATATGTGCAAGCTCGCATGGGGCATCGCAATATTAGTACGACTTTGCAATATTTGAACTATAAATCACGCTTGCAATGGCGCAATAAAATTCAGCATGAGTATGAATCTAGCTTGATGAAATACGTCAACTCTTCTGTGAATTTAGCAGGAGATTTGTCATGA
- a CDS encoding LemA family protein: protein MNYIKKGLLAVALASTLTLSGCGYNTLQVKDEAVTAAWSEVENQYQRRADLVPNLVNVVKGYAKHEEQVLTEVTQARSNVAGLKVDKEVLENPELFKKYQEAQAQMTGALSRLIAVSENYPDLKANEQFRDLQVQLEGTENRISVARNRYITTVQDFNAYSRQFPQVMTAKVIGMKTKPNFSAEQGAQNAPKVSFE, encoded by the coding sequence ATGAATTATATCAAAAAAGGCTTGCTTGCTGTGGCTCTGGCTTCAACTCTGACTTTATCAGGCTGTGGCTACAACACTTTACAGGTTAAGGATGAAGCAGTAACAGCGGCCTGGTCTGAGGTGGAAAACCAGTATCAGCGCCGTGCTGATCTTGTGCCAAACCTGGTTAATGTGGTGAAAGGTTATGCAAAGCATGAAGAACAGGTACTGACCGAAGTGACTCAGGCACGTTCCAATGTTGCGGGTTTAAAAGTCGATAAAGAAGTCCTGGAAAACCCAGAGCTGTTTAAAAAATATCAGGAAGCACAGGCACAGATGACAGGTGCGCTGTCACGTTTAATCGCGGTATCAGAAAATTATCCAGACCTGAAAGCCAATGAACAGTTCCGTGATCTGCAGGTTCAGCTTGAAGGTACAGAAAACCGCATTTCAGTTGCACGTAACCGATATATCACAACAGTTCAGGATTTTAATGCCTATTCACGTCAGTTCCCACAGGTCATGACTGCCAAGGTGATTGGTATGAAGACCAAGCCAAATTTCAGTGCAGAACAGGGTGCTCAGAATGCACCGAAAGTTTCATTTGAATAA